In a genomic window of Spirosoma agri:
- a CDS encoding SusC/RagA family TonB-linked outer membrane protein, giving the protein MYNFFVKAMLLLLFVSSSGYAQQATFTGTVRDDTGQPLPGATIVVRGTTQGTTTNAQGTFTVRATPTDVLEISSIGFQGTTLTVGNQSSANIDLKKSDTTLDEVVVLGYTSTRQKTLTGAAQAVSAKELKDVTANNVGQLLQGKAAGVFVGNSSGDPRVPPKVLIRGIGTLTASSNPLYVVDGVIGGIPNPSDIESITVLKDASATALYGARASNGVIVVTTRRGTSGKTQVTARLNKGVGYLSLGNFRLLNGTQLYDLQKQVFQRDRPTANVNDYLPTPEKNANTNWFDKAFRPASNTLAELSASGGNDKTRFFLSGNYYQEDGILKETGLDRFGLRLNFSHSISEKFRVSLNSAGTYTRGYDNSGGSLYGAYTYLPYDDPYLNGQPYNPITGAKTWYGRDNTNFIYNQQYGTFKENTLAGDVLLKGEYDLFPWLTLTTTNRAQSSIYASETTQDLRGNSAADVFGRLTNYTDRSYTLLTSNLLRFRHSFGEGHSLDGLAGYEYQTYYYQSMGATGKGIFSGLNILDATSQAESINGTKTDNAFSSYLFQANYGYKEKYLVTTSFRRDGSSKFGSNRKYGNFYAVGLTWVASNEAFLRSNATLNNLKFRLSYGTTGNADGINDYASQGLYNLTGQYAGIPSAYPTRIENPNLSWEVSNNANVGVDATLWGRLSVTVDLYNRLTNNLLFNRPLQATSGYASITENVGAVLNRGLEVVLSADILQNTALKWRAELNAGMNRNRVTALYGDRTFVANSMRPFALDQPLNSWYMRRWSGVDPQTGAPLWEKVNADGTTTTTGNYNDATIQFIGSNANPKLFGGIRQVLNWKGLELNAFFTYSTGATLYNGDRNLFDNDGAYDRYNLMALQSGWTRWEKPGDIATHPKYVIGGNNNAQRPSSRFLENGSYLRLRNVSLSYDIPAALVKKAKLAGVRLTASGDNLFTITKFSGIDPDVSETGEVGTKYPFSKKFVFGVQLSF; this is encoded by the coding sequence ATGTACAACTTTTTCGTAAAAGCAATGCTGTTGCTGCTCTTCGTCAGCAGTAGCGGATATGCCCAGCAGGCCACCTTTACCGGCACCGTTCGCGACGATACGGGCCAGCCTTTGCCGGGCGCAACTATTGTGGTGCGCGGCACAACGCAGGGAACCACCACCAATGCGCAGGGTACGTTTACCGTACGCGCTACGCCGACCGATGTGCTGGAGATCAGCTCGATTGGTTTTCAGGGGACTACGCTTACCGTTGGCAATCAATCGAGCGCCAACATTGACCTGAAAAAATCGGATACGACGCTGGATGAAGTCGTTGTTCTGGGGTACACATCGACCCGGCAGAAAACCCTGACCGGCGCGGCACAGGCCGTATCGGCGAAGGAGCTGAAAGATGTGACGGCCAACAACGTCGGGCAGTTGTTGCAGGGAAAAGCCGCCGGGGTATTCGTCGGTAATAGCTCCGGCGATCCGCGGGTTCCACCCAAGGTGCTGATTCGGGGTATCGGTACGCTCACGGCCAGTTCCAATCCGTTGTATGTCGTTGATGGGGTCATTGGCGGCATTCCTAACCCCAGCGATATTGAATCGATCACGGTGTTAAAAGATGCATCGGCAACGGCGCTGTACGGGGCACGGGCCTCGAACGGGGTAATTGTAGTGACAACACGGCGGGGTACGTCGGGTAAAACACAGGTTACGGCTCGCCTGAACAAGGGCGTTGGCTACCTGAGTCTTGGTAATTTCCGCCTGCTGAACGGTACTCAGTTGTACGATCTGCAAAAACAGGTGTTTCAGCGCGACCGACCGACGGCCAACGTCAACGACTATCTGCCGACGCCGGAGAAAAATGCCAATACTAACTGGTTCGACAAAGCATTTCGCCCGGCAAGCAATACACTTGCTGAGCTGAGTGCATCGGGCGGCAACGACAAAACCCGTTTTTTCCTGAGCGGTAACTACTACCAGGAAGACGGTATTCTGAAAGAAACGGGGCTGGATCGCTTCGGACTGCGGCTCAATTTCAGCCATTCTATCAGCGAGAAATTCCGCGTCAGCCTGAACAGTGCCGGGACGTATACGCGTGGTTACGATAATAGCGGTGGTTCGCTGTATGGTGCCTACACGTACCTTCCCTACGATGACCCTTACCTCAATGGTCAGCCGTATAATCCGATAACGGGTGCCAAAACGTGGTACGGACGCGACAATACCAACTTTATTTACAACCAGCAATACGGCACGTTTAAGGAAAATACGCTGGCGGGCGATGTACTGCTGAAGGGCGAATATGATCTGTTCCCGTGGCTCACCCTGACCACCACCAACCGCGCCCAGTCGTCCATTTATGCCAGTGAAACCACGCAGGATTTGCGGGGCAACAGCGCAGCGGACGTTTTCGGGCGGCTCACAAACTACACCGACCGCAGTTATACATTGCTCACCTCCAATCTACTCCGTTTTCGGCACAGCTTCGGTGAAGGCCATAGCCTCGACGGACTGGCGGGTTATGAGTACCAGACGTATTACTATCAGTCGATGGGCGCAACCGGCAAGGGTATTTTTTCGGGGCTCAACATTCTTGATGCGACTTCACAAGCTGAAAGCATAAACGGCACAAAAACTGACAACGCGTTCTCATCGTATCTGTTCCAGGCTAATTACGGCTATAAGGAGAAGTACCTCGTCACGACTTCCTTCCGGCGGGATGGTTCCTCGAAATTTGGCAGTAACCGCAAATACGGCAATTTTTATGCGGTCGGCCTGACGTGGGTAGCCTCGAACGAAGCGTTTCTGCGGAGCAACGCAACGCTGAACAACCTTAAGTTCCGGCTAAGCTATGGTACCACCGGGAACGCCGACGGCATCAATGATTATGCCTCTCAGGGCTTATACAACCTCACTGGTCAGTACGCCGGTATTCCGTCCGCCTATCCAACCCGCATCGAGAATCCAAACCTGTCGTGGGAGGTATCGAATAATGCGAACGTCGGCGTTGACGCTACGTTATGGGGTCGCTTATCGGTTACGGTCGATCTCTATAATCGCCTGACCAACAACCTCCTGTTCAACCGACCCTTGCAGGCTACCAGCGGTTATGCATCGATTACGGAGAACGTAGGAGCTGTGTTGAACCGGGGCCTTGAAGTCGTGCTGTCGGCGGATATTTTGCAGAATACGGCCCTGAAATGGCGGGCTGAACTGAACGCGGGCATGAACCGAAACCGGGTTACAGCCCTATATGGCGACCGGACGTTTGTCGCCAACAGCATGCGTCCGTTCGCACTCGATCAGCCGCTGAACAGCTGGTACATGCGTCGCTGGAGCGGGGTCGATCCGCAGACGGGCGCTCCACTCTGGGAGAAGGTAAATGCGGACGGAACGACGACCACAACGGGTAATTACAACGATGCCACGATCCAGTTTATCGGCAGCAACGCCAACCCAAAACTGTTCGGCGGCATCCGGCAGGTGCTGAACTGGAAGGGACTGGAACTGAATGCATTCTTTACGTACTCGACGGGCGCCACCCTGTACAACGGTGACCGGAATCTGTTCGACAACGACGGTGCCTATGACCGCTATAACCTGATGGCGCTGCAAAGCGGCTGGACTCGCTGGGAGAAACCGGGCGACATAGCCACGCATCCGAAATACGTCATCGGCGGCAACAACAACGCCCAGCGGCCCTCGTCGCGGTTTCTCGAAAATGGCAGTTACCTGCGCCTGCGCAATGTCAGCCTGAGCTACGATATTCCTGCCGCTTTGGTCAAGAAAGCAAAACTTGCCGGTGTCCGGCTAACGGCTTCGGGCGATAACCTGTTCACGATCACGAAATTTTCGGGCATCGACCCCGACGTATCGGAAACGGGCGAAGTCGGCACGAAATACCCGTTCAGCAAGAAGTTTGTTTTTGGCGTTCAACTCAGCTTTTAA
- a CDS encoding RagB/SusD family nutrient uptake outer membrane protein, which yields MTPLFSRFMLLGCVLLASACSIDKTAYNGLSEEVVLQNAQGLRAATDGNYTFLKDSDYTRNLFIMNEYPGDNLTLSGTTTDPLFLTYTYRHTSDQGNALQIYRKGYQVIVGCNKVIGAIKEGTSKELDQLLGENLFLRAMVHFDLVRLFGRPYNQSPETNMGIIIKTDTKADDDASRATVKDVYTFVVNDLVKSAKLMTSVRTNSYASAASANALLSRISLYMNDNANAINYANMVIADGRYTLATSTQVPDFYTIENEQNREIILAIKHTLKDDRGFNAIGSMYYTSPGGVGWGEVYASQAYQDLVNKYPNDQRRVFLVRKLTAQGAQEKRNGIDKVYITKFSNQGGIPTLSSPVLLRLSEMYLNRAEAYAKTGETAKAIDDVNLIRKRAGLSGTDLYSTTDLKGLSSVLDVVLQERRLELAFEGHRPYDLYRNNRSLVRNYPGYHNTATGQQTVTPDDKQLVHLIPEAEITINRNLKQNPL from the coding sequence ATGACACCTCTATTTTCACGTTTCATGCTGCTGGGTTGCGTGCTGCTGGCTTCGGCTTGTAGCATCGACAAAACAGCCTATAATGGGCTCTCCGAGGAAGTTGTTCTGCAAAATGCGCAGGGACTCCGGGCGGCTACCGATGGCAATTACACCTTCCTGAAAGATTCCGATTATACCCGCAACCTGTTCATCATGAACGAGTATCCGGGCGACAATCTGACGCTGAGCGGGACGACGACCGATCCGTTGTTTTTGACCTACACCTACCGCCATACGTCGGATCAGGGGAACGCCCTCCAGATCTACCGGAAAGGCTATCAGGTGATTGTGGGCTGCAATAAAGTGATCGGGGCCATCAAAGAAGGCACGTCGAAAGAACTGGATCAACTGCTTGGTGAGAACCTGTTTCTACGGGCGATGGTCCATTTCGATCTGGTCCGGCTGTTTGGCCGCCCTTACAACCAGAGCCCGGAAACGAACATGGGTATTATCATCAAAACCGATACCAAAGCCGACGACGATGCCAGCCGGGCCACGGTGAAAGACGTGTACACCTTCGTGGTCAACGACCTGGTCAAATCCGCCAAGCTCATGACGAGCGTTCGCACGAATAGCTACGCCAGTGCAGCGTCGGCCAATGCTCTGCTGTCGCGTATTTCGCTGTACATGAACGACAATGCCAACGCCATTAATTACGCCAATATGGTCATTGCGGATGGTCGGTACACGCTCGCGACATCAACTCAGGTTCCTGATTTTTACACGATCGAGAACGAGCAGAACCGAGAAATTATCCTCGCCATCAAGCATACATTGAAAGACGACCGGGGCTTTAATGCTATTGGTTCGATGTATTATACCTCACCGGGTGGTGTGGGCTGGGGCGAAGTGTATGCATCGCAGGCGTATCAGGACCTGGTCAATAAATACCCCAATGACCAGCGCCGGGTTTTTCTGGTCCGCAAGCTGACGGCGCAGGGCGCGCAGGAGAAGCGGAATGGTATCGACAAGGTGTACATCACCAAATTCTCGAATCAGGGCGGCATCCCAACGTTGAGTTCACCGGTGCTGCTGCGTCTGTCGGAAATGTACCTGAACCGCGCCGAAGCCTACGCCAAAACCGGCGAAACGGCCAAAGCCATTGATGATGTCAATCTGATTCGTAAGCGGGCGGGTCTAAGCGGAACCGATCTCTACTCGACAACGGACCTCAAAGGCTTATCGAGCGTACTGGACGTAGTTTTGCAGGAGCGCCGGTTGGAGTTGGCTTTCGAAGGCCACCGCCCTTACGATCTGTACCGGAATAACCGGAGTCTAGTTCGCAACTATCCCGGCTACCACAATACAGCTACCGGTCAGCAGACCGTTACCCCTGATGATAAGCAACTCGTTCACCTGATTCCGGAAGCCGAGATTACGATAAACCGGAATCTAAAACAGAATCCATTGTAA
- a CDS encoding DUF3472 domain-containing protein: MRFGFFPLLYVCALSLTASHLTKPTVATQAFSLSTATDTTRTIALAGNAFITKPVPGGTEVITKQGLKKWTDPESVTSVYFRVGTAGKLTVSLRAKVTSGSSRIKVTINDKPFIINLTSADKQPVPVGSVTIRRPGYIKVDLQGISKTGDSFGDVSDLLIASSVADVVFATDPANYYWSRRGPSVHLKYTPPSGTNVEWFYNELTVPPGEDKIGSYYMANGFTGGYFGIQVNSPTERRVLFSVWDPSDGKTTLVRKGANVTDNGFDGEGTGGQSYLRYNWQAGTSYKFLTQGKPDGSGNTLFSSWFYAPEVGHWQFMATWKKPNTSTYLTGLYSFLENFIDNVGYTERKAFYTNQWVRSSAGAWTELTTATFTGDATAKNRQRLDYAGGVEQGQFFLRNGGFFAQPVPLNTPFNRSATGQPPAIDLNKLPEVQP; this comes from the coding sequence ATGCGTTTCGGTTTTTTCCCGCTCCTGTATGTCTGTGCGCTATCACTAACGGCTAGTCATCTAACCAAGCCAACGGTAGCAACGCAAGCCTTTTCGTTATCAACCGCCACGGATACGACACGCACGATTGCCCTCGCGGGAAACGCGTTCATTACGAAGCCTGTTCCCGGCGGAACGGAAGTGATCACGAAGCAGGGTTTGAAAAAATGGACTGATCCGGAGAGCGTTACCAGTGTCTATTTTCGCGTGGGAACAGCCGGTAAACTAACCGTTTCCCTTCGGGCGAAAGTGACTTCGGGCAGTAGCAGGATCAAGGTCACGATCAATGACAAACCGTTTATAATTAACTTAACCAGCGCCGACAAACAGCCCGTTCCGGTTGGTTCGGTCACGATTCGCAGACCGGGATACATTAAGGTCGATTTGCAGGGCATCAGCAAAACCGGTGATTCCTTCGGCGACGTGTCGGATCTACTAATAGCTAGCTCCGTTGCCGACGTTGTTTTCGCCACGGACCCGGCCAATTATTACTGGTCGCGACGAGGGCCTTCCGTTCACCTGAAATATACCCCGCCCAGCGGCACGAATGTCGAGTGGTTCTATAATGAACTAACGGTTCCGCCCGGCGAAGACAAAATCGGCTCCTACTACATGGCGAACGGATTTACGGGTGGTTACTTCGGCATTCAGGTCAACAGTCCCACCGAACGGCGGGTATTGTTCTCGGTCTGGGACCCTTCGGATGGCAAAACGACGCTGGTCCGGAAGGGGGCGAACGTCACTGACAATGGATTTGATGGCGAAGGCACAGGCGGACAAAGCTATTTGCGCTACAACTGGCAGGCAGGAACGAGCTATAAATTTCTGACGCAGGGCAAACCCGATGGGTCCGGCAACACGCTTTTCTCATCCTGGTTCTACGCGCCGGAAGTGGGCCACTGGCAATTTATGGCAACCTGGAAAAAACCCAATACATCGACCTACCTGACTGGTCTGTACTCCTTTCTGGAAAACTTCATCGACAACGTTGGGTACACCGAACGCAAAGCCTTCTACACCAATCAATGGGTTCGGAGCTCGGCGGGAGCGTGGACGGAACTGACAACGGCAACTTTTACCGGTGACGCAACCGCTAAAAACCGGCAACGGCTGGATTATGCCGGTGGTGTCGAGCAAGGCCAGTTCTTTTTGCGGAATGGAGGCTTTTTTGCGCAACCCGTTCCCCTGAACACCCCCTTTAACCGATCGGCAACGGGCCAGCCACCGGCTATCGACCTGAACAAATTGCCCGAGGTTCAGCCCTGA